In one Bacillus sp. SM2101 genomic region, the following are encoded:
- a CDS encoding ribonuclease HII, whose protein sequence is MNKLTVKQIKQILDGTTNIEDPIIKKCEDDDRKGVQQLLTRWLKQQEEHHTQQQLFIEMSTYEQSLYKQGYNSIAGIDEVGRGPLAGPVVAAAVILPKDFYLPGLNDSKKLSFKKREYLYDYIMEHAVTTSVGIVSAQKIDEINIYQATKYAMKQAIEDLNVQPDFLLIDAMELSTDLPQLSIIKGDSKSIAIAASSIVAKVTRDRIMINLAEEFPQYQFEKHMGYGTKEHMTALQQFGVTREHRKTFSPVRETLEMVSEV, encoded by the coding sequence ATGAATAAACTTACAGTAAAACAAATAAAGCAAATTTTAGATGGGACGACTAATATAGAGGATCCAATTATTAAAAAATGCGAGGATGATGATCGAAAAGGTGTTCAACAACTACTGACTAGGTGGTTGAAACAACAGGAGGAACATCACACTCAACAACAGCTATTTATTGAGATGAGTACATATGAGCAAAGCCTATATAAACAAGGGTATAATAGCATTGCAGGTATAGATGAGGTTGGTAGGGGACCACTTGCTGGTCCAGTTGTAGCTGCAGCTGTGATATTACCTAAAGACTTTTATTTACCAGGGTTAAATGACTCCAAAAAGCTATCATTTAAGAAGAGGGAATATTTGTATGATTATATTATGGAGCATGCGGTTACAACAAGTGTTGGCATTGTTTCTGCACAGAAAATAGATGAAATAAATATATATCAAGCAACAAAATATGCCATGAAACAGGCAATTGAAGACCTTAACGTACAGCCTGATTTTCTATTGATCGATGCCATGGAATTGTCAACGGACTTACCACAGTTATCGATAATAAAAGGTGACTCAAAAAGTATTGCAATAGCAGCTAGCTCTATTGTAGCTAAAGTGACACGAGACAGGATAATGATTAACTTAGCAGAAGAGTTTCCTCAATATCAATTCGAAAAGCATATGGGGTACGGCACAAAAGAGCATATGACAGCGTTGCAACAATTTGGCGTAACGAGAGAACATCGTAAAACATTTAGCCC
- the ylqF gene encoding ribosome biogenesis GTPase YlqF: MTIQWFPGHMAKAKRQVIEKIKLIDIVFELVDARIPASSRNPMVDEMISNKPRLILLNKADMADPSKTKEWIDYFQQRGDRAIPIDSQSGKGMKQIVAISKEMLQDKFDKMRQKGVKPRPIRAVIVGIPNVGKSTLINRLAKKKIAQTGDRPGITKAQQWIKVGKELELLDTPGILWPKFEDEAVGLKLATTGAIKDTILNLQDITVYALRFLSHQYPDRLKDRYNLQEIHDDIVITFDEIGKRRGCIMAGGIIDYDKVSELVLREIRSEKLGPLTFESPAENE; encoded by the coding sequence ATGACAATTCAATGGTTTCCGGGGCATATGGCTAAAGCAAAACGCCAGGTCATTGAAAAAATAAAACTCATAGATATCGTCTTTGAGCTTGTAGATGCACGTATTCCAGCTTCTTCAAGAAATCCAATGGTTGATGAAATGATTAGTAATAAGCCAAGGCTTATACTACTTAATAAAGCAGATATGGCCGACCCAAGTAAAACAAAAGAATGGATTGATTACTTCCAACAACGAGGGGATCGAGCTATACCAATTGATTCACAGTCAGGTAAAGGAATGAAGCAGATTGTTGCCATTTCCAAAGAAATGCTGCAAGACAAATTTGATAAGATGAGACAAAAAGGCGTGAAACCACGTCCGATTAGAGCTGTTATAGTAGGAATTCCTAATGTAGGTAAATCAACGTTAATCAATCGTCTTGCAAAGAAAAAAATTGCACAGACAGGTGATAGACCGGGAATAACAAAAGCACAACAGTGGATTAAAGTTGGTAAAGAATTAGAACTCTTAGATACTCCGGGTATTTTATGGCCGAAGTTTGAGGACGAAGCTGTTGGGTTAAAGCTTGCTACAACAGGTGCTATAAAAGATACGATATTAAACTTACAAGATATTACTGTATACGCTTTAAGATTCTTAAGCCATCAATATCCAGATCGGCTGAAAGATAGATACAATTTGCAAGAAATTCATGATGACATCGTCATAACATTTGATGAAATCGGCAAAAGACGAGGCTGTATCATGGCTGGTGGGATAATAGATTACGATAAAGTATCTGAGTTAGTGTTAAGAGAAATACGTTCAGAAAAACTAGGACCATTAACATTCGAAAGTCCTGCCGAAAATGAATAA
- the rplS gene encoding 50S ribosomal protein L19: MQQLIEEITKEQLRSDLPEFRSGDTVRVHIKVVEGSRERIQVFEGVVIKRRGGGISETFTVRKVSYGVGVERTLPLHSPKIAKLERIRRGKVRRAKLYYLRNLRGKAARIKEIR; encoded by the coding sequence ATGCAACAATTAATTGAAGAAATCACAAAAGAACAGTTAAGATCAGATCTTCCTGAATTCCGTTCTGGTGACACTGTACGTGTACACATTAAAGTTGTCGAGGGTAGCCGTGAGCGTATCCAGGTGTTTGAAGGTGTAGTAATTAAGCGTCGTGGTGGCGGGATTAGCGAAACATTTACTGTCCGTAAAGTATCTTACGGTGTAGGTGTTGAACGTACATTGCCATTACATTCACCTAAAATTGCTAAACTTGAAAGAATTCGACGTGGTAAAGTACGCCGTGCAAAACTTTACTACTTACGTAACCTTAGAGGTAAGGCTGCGCGTATTAAAGAAATTCGATAA
- the rimM gene encoding ribosome maturation factor RimM (Essential for efficient processing of 16S rRNA), translating into MGKWYNVGKIVNTHGIKGEVRVISKTDFAEERYELGNKLYIFTGENNQPIEVVVKSHRLHKNFDLLTFEGYHNVNEVEKYKGSLLKVPEDQLSELDEGEFYFHEIIGCHVYTDEAKELGTVKEILTPGANDVWVVKGHNNQEILIPYIDDIVLDINIHDKKIVIKPLEGLL; encoded by the coding sequence ATGGGTAAGTGGTATAATGTTGGGAAAATTGTTAATACTCATGGTATTAAAGGAGAAGTAAGAGTCATTTCTAAAACTGATTTTGCTGAAGAACGTTATGAACTAGGGAATAAGCTGTATATTTTTACAGGTGAAAATAATCAACCTATCGAGGTTGTAGTTAAAAGCCATCGCTTGCATAAAAATTTTGATCTGTTGACTTTTGAGGGCTACCACAACGTAAATGAAGTTGAGAAATATAAGGGCTCCTTACTAAAAGTGCCTGAGGATCAATTAAGTGAACTTGATGAAGGTGAATTTTATTTCCATGAAATTATCGGTTGCCATGTGTATACAGATGAGGCGAAAGAACTAGGTACGGTTAAGGAAATATTAACACCAGGGGCAAATGATGTGTGGGTCGTCAAAGGACATAATAATCAAGAAATACTCATTCCGTATATCGATGACATTGTGCTAGATATTAATATTCATGACAAGAAGATTGTTATAAAACCTTTAGAGGGGTTACTTTAA
- the trmD gene encoding tRNA (guanosine(37)-N1)-methyltransferase TrmD, with product MKIDILTLFPEMFEGVFGQSILKKAQDKEAVSLKATNFRDYTTNKHGKVDDYPYGGGAGMVLTPQPIFSAIEDLSKDINTNPRIILMCPQGEKFNQSKAKELSTEDHLVFICGHYEGYDERIREQLVTDEISIGDFVLTGGELASMVVIDSVVRLLPGVLGNDESAVEESFSMGLLEHPQYTRPANFQDHQVPEVLLSGNHQKISEWRQKESLRRTLLRRPDLLNQADLTPQQEKWLEELKKQ from the coding sequence ATGAAGATTGACATACTTACATTGTTCCCTGAAATGTTTGAAGGCGTATTCGGTCAGTCTATATTAAAAAAAGCACAAGACAAAGAAGCTGTATCATTAAAAGCAACTAATTTTCGTGATTATACGACTAATAAGCATGGGAAAGTTGATGATTATCCATATGGTGGTGGGGCAGGTATGGTATTAACCCCACAACCTATTTTTTCAGCTATTGAAGACTTGAGCAAAGATATAAATACGAATCCTCGAATTATATTAATGTGCCCTCAAGGTGAGAAGTTTAATCAAAGTAAGGCAAAAGAACTATCAACAGAGGATCATCTAGTGTTCATTTGTGGCCATTATGAAGGGTACGATGAAAGAATACGCGAACAACTAGTTACTGACGAAATATCCATTGGTGATTTTGTATTGACAGGTGGAGAATTGGCTTCGATGGTCGTTATTGATAGTGTTGTAAGACTCCTTCCTGGAGTGTTAGGAAATGATGAATCAGCTGTTGAGGAGTCATTTTCAATGGGTTTGCTTGAACACCCTCAATATACAAGACCAGCAAACTTCCAAGATCATCAAGTGCCAGAAGTTTTATTATCTGGGAATCATCAAAAAATTTCAGAGTGGCGTCAAAAAGAATCTTTGAGACGTACACTGCTTCGCCGACCAGATTTATTGAATCAAGCTGACCTTACACCTCAACAAGAAAAATGGTTAGAAGAGTTAAAAAAACAATAA
- a CDS encoding YlqD family protein, protein MKIIQNIIVKQVLTEKSKDGLLDKFQQSKFQLQKECDQLRFERKKMENNKKYQASTLHTYFEREINSRLDKIKVLDFQIEQLEILPIGSELREKEVQAIVDINVGDSWDDISHEKTIIIKEGIVVEMR, encoded by the coding sequence ATGAAAATTATACAAAATATAATTGTAAAGCAAGTTCTCACTGAGAAAAGTAAAGACGGTCTACTAGATAAGTTTCAACAGTCAAAATTTCAATTACAAAAAGAATGTGATCAGCTACGATTTGAACGTAAGAAAATGGAAAATAATAAGAAGTATCAGGCATCAACACTACATACATATTTTGAACGAGAAATAAATTCGAGACTGGATAAAATTAAAGTTTTGGATTTTCAAATTGAACAGCTAGAAATTTTACCTATTGGCAGTGAATTAAGAGAAAAAGAAGTGCAGGCCATTGTCGATATAAATGTTGGTGATAGTTGGGACGACATATCTCATGAGAAAACAATTATTATCAAGGAAGGTATTGTAGTAGAAATGAGATAG
- the lepB gene encoding signal peptidase I, translated as MTTKKNELFEWVKALIIAILLAAVIRYFLFAPIVVDGESMMPTLNNTDRMIVNKISYTIGEPHRFDIVVFHANAEKDYIKRVIGLPGDHVEYKDDTLFINGEKFEEPYLDEKKKELIAGTPLTDPFEVTVPDGELFVLGDNRRASRDSRHIGTIPIDEVLGKTSVVYWPFSKIRIAN; from the coding sequence ATGACAACTAAAAAAAATGAATTATTTGAGTGGGTTAAAGCCTTAATTATTGCCATATTGTTAGCTGCGGTCATCAGATACTTTCTATTCGCTCCAATCGTCGTTGATGGAGAGTCAATGATGCCAACCTTAAATAATACAGACAGAATGATTGTCAATAAAATCTCATACACAATCGGCGAGCCTCACCGCTTCGATATCGTTGTTTTTCATGCTAATGCTGAAAAAGATTACATTAAAAGAGTGATTGGTTTGCCAGGTGATCATGTAGAATACAAAGATGATACACTTTTTATTAACGGTGAAAAGTTTGAAGAGCCATATTTAGATGAGAAAAAGAAAGAGCTAATAGCAGGTACACCTCTTACGGACCCATTTGAAGTCACAGTTCCGGATGGAGAGTTATTTGTTTTGGGAGACAATCGTCGTGCAAGCAGAGACAGCCGTCATATTGGAACGATACCTATTGACGAAGTCCTTGGAAAAACTAGTGTTGTGTATTGGCCGTTTTCTAAAATAAGGATAGCAAACTAG